Sequence from the Corallococcus sp. EGB genome:
CCCACGAGCGCCGTGGAGGCCGAGGGAAGGCGGCGGTCCCTCGCGGAGCGCTCGAAGCCGCCCCAGCGGATCGTCCCCCGGACGCTCACTGCTTCCACCCGCCGGTGGGCGCCGCGTGGGCGACGATGGGGGCCGGCTCCTGCGCCTCGGCTTCGTGCGACGCCTGCAACTGGTGGATGGCCTCCATCAAGGTGTGGCCCAACGCGCGCAGCACGTCCTCCTCCAGGCGGAGCGTCACCGGCCCCACCGCCAGGTGGATATGCCCACAGCTGCACCGGGTCACCTCCGCGCACGGACCCCGCGCCAGCACCGCCCTGCAGCATCCCTGACCGAGCATCGCGATCTCCAGATGATTTTGATTATCGAAATCAAATTCATGAGGCCACAAGACCCTTCCGCCGTCAAGCCCGGTCCGTGCAGTTCAGCGCCGAGCCAGTGGACGACCCCCAATCACAGACATGAAACATCAGAACAGAGACATACAAAAAAACAATCTCAATGGTTGATATTGTTTGTTTCATGTTTCACACAACAGCAGGTATCTGGCTTTTTGTTCATGTAGGCATGGCGGTTCGCGGCCATGCGGGCACTGGCTGAATGTTTGTTCAGGCCCATTCGGGCGTGTTCGAGACGTCCTGAAAACTGGCTGAATGTTTGTCCAGGTGACGTTCAGTGGATTCAGGTCCGGGCATCCCGGAAAGGACGGGGGAAATCCGGTCGCCAGCCGTCCGGAACTCCGGTTAGGAAAAGTGGACCATGCGGCGAACACTCGTGCTGACGACCTTCCTCGGGCTCGCGTGCCTGCAGCCAGGCTGCAAGTCCAACCCTCCCGGCCCCTCCCCCGCTGATCACGACGCAGGCATCGCGGACGCGGGCACCGCCGACGCGGGCGACCCGCAGCCCGCCCCCTGGAACCTCCAACAGGCCCAGGTCCAGGTCCCCGAGAGCATGCGGAGCGAACCGTTCAACGTTCCGCGCTCCCTGAACATCCCACCAGGCATGTCCGTGTCCGTCTGGGCTCGCGTGCCGGGCGCACGGTTCGTCGCGTTCTCACCGGAGGGCACCCTGCTCGTCTCCGTCCCCGGGGAGGGCAAGGTGATGCAGGTGCGCCCGCGTTCCGGCCAGGACCCGGAGGTGACGCTGTGGGCGGGCGGCCTGGGCCGGCCCCACGACATCGTCTTCCACGAGCGCGACGGACAGACGTGGGTCTTCGTGTCGGAGAAGGACCGCGTCACGCGCTCGCGCTGGACGCCCGGGGAGACGACGCGCGGCCAGGTGGAGACCGTCATCTCCGGGCTGCCGGACGCCTCCCTGCCGGAGCTGCACGGGGCCTACGGCCACGAGCTCAAGAACCTGGCCGTGGACTCACAGCACCGCGTGTACGTGGCCATCGCGTCCACCTGCAACGTGTGCCTGAGCGACACCACCAGCGACCCGCTGCGCGGCGCCATCTACCGGTGGGACTGGAGCGGCGGCTCGCGCGAGCTGTTCGCCCGGGGCCTGCGCAACGCGGAGGGCCTGGCGTGGGAGCCGGGCACGGACACGCTGTGGGTGACGGTCAACAACCGCGACAACACGCCCTACCCGTTCGACGACGGCACCGGGAAGTACGGCAAGGTGATTCCCGAGTACGTGGACGACCACCCGCCGGATGCCCTCACCTCCGTGCGCGAGGGCGGCGACTACGGCTGGCCGTTCTGCAACGCCAACCCGGACTCGCCCAGCGGCCTGAAGCACATGCCCCTGGACCGCGACTACGACACGAACCGGGACGGCGCCAGGGCGGACTGCGCGGCGATGGACAGGATGGATCAGGGCATCGAGGCGCACTCGGCGCCCCTGGGCATGACGTTCTTCGACAACGGGGAGCTGAACCCGGCCTGGAAGCGCGGCGCGCTCGTCGCCTACCACGGCTCGTGGAACCGCACGAAGCGCAGCGGCTACAAGGTCACCGTCTTCCCTTGGGACCTGGACACCCACCAGCCCACGGGCGAGGTGGACGCCGTCACCGGCTTCGAGAGCCCGGGCCAGAGCGTGTGGGGCCGGCCGGTGGACGTGGCCATGGCCCCGGGCGGCGGCTTCATCGTCAGTGACGACTTCGCCGGCGCGCTCTACCGCATCGCGCCCACCACCCTGCCCTGAGCCGGACGGCGGACCCAAGCGCGGCGAGCATGTGTCAGCGCGACTCGCCGCGCGCCAGCTTCTCCACGTAGTCCGCGGGCAGCCCGGCGCTCCTCGCGCCGCGCACCAGCGCCTCCACGAAGCGCGGGCTCACCGGTCCGTCCGACGACGCGCGGCGCGGGTTCGTCACGAACGCGGTGGCCTCCACTTCCTGGCCACCCACGCGCACGCGCACCGTGCGCTCCACGCACATGTGGGTCACGAAGCCCTCCTTGTGCTGGACGATGGGCCAGTCCTTGCCGGGAATCTCGAAGAGCCGGCCGTACACGCGCGCGCCCGGCGCGTCCGTCAGGCCCGCCACCCGGCCGCCCCACCAGCGCGAGGGGAAGTCATAGACGAGGTCCACGTCCAGCGCCTCGGCGAGCTGCCCCTCCGGCAGCTCGAAGAAGCCGTAGCTGTGCTGCTGCTTCCACTCGTCGAAGGCGGCCCGGTCCAGGATGGTCGAGTACGCGAAGTAGCGCCGGGGCGCGTTCGCGTCCGCCTGCTCGCGCGCCTTCATCACCTGGTCGTAGTGCGAATCCATTTGCGTGTGCCCTCGTCGTACCTACCGCTCGCCCTTGCGTGACAGGGCGCCGTCGCGGAACGCGCCGAGCACCCCTCCCACGTCCAGGCGGGACGTCTTGATGAACAGCTTGAGCGCGCGCTCCACGTGGTCGGCCAGCACGGCCATGCGCTCCAGCCGCCGCAGCTTCTCCGCCTGCACGCCGCCGGCGCCCTCCGCCAGACGGCGCGCCTCCGACAGGTCCGCGCGGATGCGGGTGACGAAGGCCGCCTCGCGCTCCGCCACCACGTGCGTCACCATCCGCACCAGATCCGTCTCCGCCGCGTAGCGCCACACCGTGTCCTGCGGCACGCGCACCCGCTGGATGACGCCCCAGTGCTCCAGGTCTCGCAGCAGCATGGACACGCCGCCCTTCGACAGGTCGAGCTCGCGCTCGATCTCGCCTGCGGTCAGCGGCTCGCCGCGCAGGTAGAGCAGGCCCCACACGCGGCCCTGGTTGCGCTTGAAGCCCCAGAACTCGATGACGTTGCCCACCGCCTCCACGGCGATGGATTCCCACGGCGCCAGCCGTCCATGCACTGGCGGCGCAAGGGTCTTCTGGCTCCCGGGATCCCCCCCCGTCCACAGGTAACCCTTCATGCAGCGCGACCTTTCACCTGCTCCGCGATGCCCTCCGACAGCCGGTGCGCCCAGCTCATCAGCTCCGCGCCCGCGGCGTCATTGGCGAAGGGCCCCAGCTTGTCGAGCGCCGCGTTGATCTCCTGGTTCATCTTCTCCATGGAGGCCTCCACCGCGCCGGTGGCCTCGATGGCGGCGCCAATCTCCCGGGTGCGCTCCGGGGTGACGACGGAGAACGCCCACGCGTCCTTGAGCTTGCGGCGCAGGGACTCGTCGCGGGACACCGCCAGCAGGATGGGCATGGACGGCGTGCGCGAGTGCACGTCCGCGTACCGCGGCTTGCCCACGTCCGTGCCCAGGATGTCGCGGATGTCGTCGGCGATCTGGAACGCCACGCCCAGGTGCCGGCCGAAGGCGTCGAAGCGCGCCACGGCCTCCGGCTGCTCCGCCAGCGTCGCCGCCGCCTTGCCGCACCAGCCGAACAGCGAGCCCGTCTTGCCCTCGGCGATATAGCGCAGCCGGGTGAGCGGCAGGTTCAGGTCGCCGCGCGCCTCCACCTCCGCGATGGCCGCGCGCGTCATCTCCGTGACGATGGCCAGGCCGCTCTGCACCAGGCGCGCGTCCAGCAGGGACAGCCGCGACAGCGCGGTGGACAGGATGAGGTCGCCGCTCATCACCGCCACGATGTTGCCCCAGCGCGCGTTCACCGTCGGGCGGCCCCGGCGGAACATGCCCGCGTCCACCACGTCGTCGTGCAGCAGGCTGGCCGAGTGGATCATCTCCGCCGCCACACCCACATCCACCAACCGCGCGGCCGGCACTCCCACCACGGCACCGAACAGGCGGACGAGCATGGGCCGTGCCCGCTTGCCCCCGGCGCCCAGGCACAGGTGGCGCGCCGCGTCCATCAGCGTGTCGCCCTTCACGTCCGGCCCGACGTCGCCATCCGCGAGCAATTCGGTCAGACGCTGCTCCACCTGTCCCAGAAACTCCGTCAGCTCGTGTGCGACATCCATGTGCACGG
This genomic interval carries:
- a CDS encoding sorbosone dehydrogenase family protein, with product MRRTLVLTTFLGLACLQPGCKSNPPGPSPADHDAGIADAGTADAGDPQPAPWNLQQAQVQVPESMRSEPFNVPRSLNIPPGMSVSVWARVPGARFVAFSPEGTLLVSVPGEGKVMQVRPRSGQDPEVTLWAGGLGRPHDIVFHERDGQTWVFVSEKDRVTRSRWTPGETTRGQVETVISGLPDASLPELHGAYGHELKNLAVDSQHRVYVAIASTCNVCLSDTTSDPLRGAIYRWDWSGGSRELFARGLRNAEGLAWEPGTDTLWVTVNNRDNTPYPFDDGTGKYGKVIPEYVDDHPPDALTSVREGGDYGWPFCNANPDSPSGLKHMPLDRDYDTNRDGARADCAAMDRMDQGIEAHSAPLGMTFFDNGELNPAWKRGALVAYHGSWNRTKRSGYKVTVFPWDLDTHQPTGEVDAVTGFESPGQSVWGRPVDVAMAPGGGFIVSDDFAGALYRIAPTTLP
- a CDS encoding gamma-glutamylcyclotransferase, with the translated sequence MDSHYDQVMKAREQADANAPRRYFAYSTILDRAAFDEWKQQHSYGFFELPEGQLAEALDVDLVYDFPSRWWGGRVAGLTDAPGARVYGRLFEIPGKDWPIVQHKEGFVTHMCVERTVRVRVGGQEVEATAFVTNPRRASSDGPVSPRFVEALVRGARSAGLPADYVEKLARGESR
- a CDS encoding GbsR/MarR family transcriptional regulator, translated to MKGYLWTGGDPGSQKTLAPPVHGRLAPWESIAVEAVGNVIEFWGFKRNQGRVWGLLYLRGEPLTAGEIERELDLSKGGVSMLLRDLEHWGVIQRVRVPQDTVWRYAAETDLVRMVTHVVAEREAAFVTRIRADLSEARRLAEGAGGVQAEKLRRLERMAVLADHVERALKLFIKTSRLDVGGVLGAFRDGALSRKGER
- a CDS encoding polyprenyl synthetase family protein, which produces MDVAHELTEFLGQVEQRLTELLADGDVGPDVKGDTLMDAARHLCLGAGGKRARPMLVRLFGAVVGVPAARLVDVGVAAEMIHSASLLHDDVVDAGMFRRGRPTVNARWGNIVAVMSGDLILSTALSRLSLLDARLVQSGLAIVTEMTRAAIAEVEARGDLNLPLTRLRYIAEGKTGSLFGWCGKAAATLAEQPEAVARFDAFGRHLGVAFQIADDIRDILGTDVGKPRYADVHSRTPSMPILLAVSRDESLRRKLKDAWAFSVVTPERTREIGAAIEATGAVEASMEKMNQEINAALDKLGPFANDAAGAELMSWAHRLSEGIAEQVKGRAA